One segment of Sander vitreus isolate 19-12246 chromosome 20, sanVit1, whole genome shotgun sequence DNA contains the following:
- the LOC144535583 gene encoding enhancer of rudimentary homolog, with product MSHTILLVQPTKRPEGRTYADYESVNECMEGVCKMYEEHLKRMNPNSPSITYDISQLFDFIDDLADLSCLVYRADTQTYQPYNKDWIKEKIYVLLRRQAQQAAK from the exons TCTCACACCATCCTGCTTGTGCAGCCCACCAAGAGGCCAGAGGGAAGGACATATGCCGATTATGAATCCGTCAACGAGTGTATGGAAG GTGTGTGTAAGATGTACGAGGAGCATTTAAAGAGAATGAACCCCAACAGTCCGTCAATAACGTACGACATCAGCCAGCTGTTTGACTTCATCGACGACCTGGCTGACCTCAGCTGTTTGGT GTATCGTGCCGACACACAGACGTACCAGCCGTACAACAAGGACTGGATCAAAGAGAAGATCTACGTGCTGCTGCGCCGTCAGGCCCAGCAGGCAGCAAAGTGA